In Candidatus Anaeroferrophillus wilburensis, the genomic stretch GTGGCGGCCCTGGCGACAGTAGCTTTCACCCTCGCCATCTCCTCCAGGGTTTCCACGCCATCCTGTCCCAGGTGTTCGTCCGCCACGTTCAGAACGACGGCCACATCGCAACAGTCAAAACCAAGTCCGCCCTTCAGGATTCCGCCACGGGCCGTCTCCAACACTGCCGCTCCCACGCCGGGATGATTGAAGATCCACTGGCAGGCCTCGCCGCCCGACCAGTCACCAGGTCGGAGGCGTTCTTCATCCACATAGACACCGTCGGTGGACACCATGCCGACCTTATAGCCTTGCTCCCCCAGCATCTCCTTGAGCATCCGGCAGGTGGTGGTCTTGCCAAGGCTGCCGGTGACGGCCACTGTCGGCACCCGTGATGAGCATCCCGGAGGAAACAGACCATCAATTATCGGCGAGACCACATCTCGCCCGCTGCCCTTAACAGACCAGTGGGGACGCAAGCCGGGGCAGGGATTCACCTCGATGACGGCACCGCCGCTGGCATGGGGAGACAGAGAGATGTCGGGCGTAATGTAGTCAACTCCGGCAATATCCAGCCCCAGAACCTCGACGGCCAAGGTCGCCATGTTCGCCACCGCCGGGTGGACCCGCTCCGTGACGTCGACACCGGTTCCACCGGTGGAAATGTTAGCTGTCCTCCTGAGAAAGACACGCACCCCCACCTGAGGTACCGAATCACGGGTAACCCCTTGGCCGGCAAGCACTCTGTCCGCTTCCTCGTCCAAAAAAAGTTTTTCGAGCACCGAGCGGAAGTCAATATCACGCAAGGGGTTCTGATTCTCGACATCCACAAGCTCCCGGACAGTATGCCTGCCATCGCCGATCACACTCGCGGGGATACGCTGGGCGGCGGCCACCAGGGTGCCGTTCACCACCAGCAGGCGATGTTCAGCTCCGGGAACGAACTGCTGCACGAGGATGCCGCCCGGGAAAACGCGTAAAGCATCTGCCGCCGTCCTCCTCAACTCATCCTTGGTAGCGACCCCGACAGCCACGCCTTTGCCCTTTGCCCCGAATACGGGCTTGACCACCAGAGGAAAGCCTATCACCTCCACTGCGGCCATCAGCTGTTGATCATTCAGGAGCCCATATTGTCTGGGCACGGGGATCCCGACAGAGGCAAGCAGCTCGGCGGTGACGGCCTTATTGTTGGAAAGCTTGGAACCCACGGCGGTGGTGCTGCTGGACAGGGTCTCGAAGACCTTGCGCTGGTGGCGCCCCTGGCCCAGGCGGACGAAGCGGGCATTGTCGCTGATTCGGTGGGCGGGAATCCCTCGGGCGCGGGCCGCACGGACAACAGCCATGGTAGAAAGGTCCATGGACAGGCTCCGGGCAATCCCGATAAATCTGTCGAACGCACCTTGAAATTGCCGTTTCGCACCCTGCCCCACACCGGCTCCCGATAGCACCGCGTCCGCCATGCGCAAACTCAGGTTCATGGCAGCTTCTGCGACCGACGATGTCTCGTAGGTGCACAACAGATCCCAGTAAGGACCGGCGCTGGCAGCATGGCAGCATGTTGGCTCCAACCGGGCTCCTGCGACATTCTGCAGGGTGAGCGCCAGCGCCGGCAGGAGGCGCATCGCGGCGAACTCGTCCTGTTCTCGCACCTCGGAAACGGCACGAAACCAACAATTGATTGCATCGGCATCACGGAAACCAGGGGGCAACATCTCCGCAACCAGCTCCGCCAACCGCCTGTGAAAGCCGCTCGACGCGGTTTTCACAGGCTCAAGCTGAATCCGACAATGGACGGCAGGCCAGTCGGTAAAGCAGTTACCTCCGCGGTAAGATCGTCTAAGGACAAGCTTTATGGGCACAGCGTGTCTCTACACATATTTCACCAAGGGCTGACAGAAAATTGTTTTTCAAGGAAGCAATGCTGCCCCCCACTAGAAACACCTTTCCCCAAGTGTTGAGATCATCCCGCACAAGGGCAATAGTGCCACCGAGAAAATCTAACAAAGGATGGAATATGGCATCACCCGTAATGACTATGCCTAGGCCAGGCTTTTGGCCGCAATTTCATAGACATCCCGGGAAAGACCGTCAGCAGCTGCAATCCTCTCCAGCTGGCCGCACATCAATTCCTGCCGGGCCTCGTCGTAGCGGCGCCACCGGGTCATGGCGGTCAGCAGGCGGGCGGCAATCTGGGGGTTGCTGCCGTTGAGCATCAACACCTGATCGGCGAGAAAACCATAGCCGGCGCCACCGGCTTCGTGGAAGGACGCCGGGTTGCCATGACAGAAAGTGCCGATCAGCGCCCGCACCCGGTTGGGGTTCTGCCAAGTAAAAGCGGGATGCTCCAGCAGCTGTTCAACAGTAGTCAGGGTATCGGGCCGACCGGCGGCCGCCTGCACGGCAAACCATTTATCCAGCACCAGAGGCTCCGCCGACCATTGACGGTAAAAAGCATCAAGGGTCGCCTGCCGCTGGGGATGGTCGCTGTTGGCCAGCCCGTTGAGGGCTGCCAGCACATCGGTCATATTGGCCCCTAGGTGAAACTGCCGCAGCCCCAGATCTTGGCTTGTGGGATCGGCCAGCTTCATCAGGTAGCCGAGGCAGACATTTTTCAGGCTGCGTCGGCCGATGGCCTCCGGTTCCGGGCTGTAGGGGCCCGGGTCGGTGTTGTGCTCATACACTACCAGCAGATCATCGCGCAGCACCGTTGCTAAGGAATGGGCCATGAACTCCCGCACCTC encodes the following:
- a CDS encoding ATP-grasp domain-containing protein; protein product: MKTASSGFHRRLAELVAEMLPPGFRDADAINCWFRAVSEVREQDEFAAMRLLPALALTLQNVAGARLEPTCCHAASAGPYWDLLCTYETSSVAEAAMNLSLRMADAVLSGAGVGQGAKRQFQGAFDRFIGIARSLSMDLSTMAVVRAARARGIPAHRISDNARFVRLGQGRHQRKVFETLSSSTTAVGSKLSNNKAVTAELLASVGIPVPRQYGLLNDQQLMAAVEVIGFPLVVKPVFGAKGKGVAVGVATKDELRRTAADALRVFPGGILVQQFVPGAEHRLLVVNGTLVAAAQRIPASVIGDGRHTVRELVDVENQNPLRDIDFRSVLEKLFLDEEADRVLAGQGVTRDSVPQVGVRVFLRRTANISTGGTGVDVTERVHPAVANMATLAVEVLGLDIAGVDYITPDISLSPHASGGAVIEVNPCPGLRPHWSVKGSGRDVVSPIIDGLFPPGCSSRVPTVAVTGSLGKTTTCRMLKEMLGEQGYKVGMVSTDGVYVDEERLRPGDWSGGEACQWIFNHPGVGAAVLETARGGILKGGLGFDCCDVAVVLNVADEHLGQDGVETLEEMARVKATVARAATRAVVLNADDPLCMAMRKDVPPGCDIVLFGMFPEAEPMAGHARAGGHSIFFWSADGSLEMMIGRGSSRKRVMAAAEIRAYRGGLIPHNLQNVLAAAATAHAMGVEGTVIRRVLSRFEANVGDNPGRLSEYEGLPFRLIIDRPVNAANLTSLCHLVQQMPCTGKRILAMTAAGNRRDSQLEAMAAAVAACFDHYILFDWDSLRGRKRGEVSWILARRLGAAGVSSEAIEIVVDQAEAYHRALTMAHQEDIVALHCIDTGLRRDALFHLLKTGPPFSPQTYRDHMRQGRKRAR